A stretch of Xanthocytophaga agilis DNA encodes these proteins:
- a CDS encoding tetratricopeptide repeat protein produces the protein MIANPHLQRAEVLIEQSRYDMAEKELRNLLGQEPQNTVAMRMLANCLLQTNRQAEAVQITQTLLTIEPDEPYNLYIHAIVLSELEKYKEAESFIRQAIEMYPHEADFFHVLSIIFLNQKRWQDALQYADEGLNIDPNHLGCLNIRTTALTKLNRKQEALATIEDVLEQDPDNAWSHANVGWAKLEQGNPQAAKIHFAEALRLNPTMEIARSGMLEALKAQNFLYRIFLQFFFWLNKHQGKTQWGIIIGIYILNRILNKASDQYPFLRPVAVLVTFLIYLTWIINPLFNLFLRLDKYGKHILTDNEKEGANWVGTSLGVAILSLVGWFISDELLLLALTIFGATMVLPLSRFFDAITPREIRIYKLYTIGLAVIGFITLVGIVLNQSWIETTGTIYLIGIFLFGWIANSMIIK, from the coding sequence ATGATTGCAAATCCTCATTTACAGCGTGCAGAAGTATTAATTGAACAAAGCAGGTATGATATGGCAGAAAAGGAGTTACGAAATCTGCTGGGTCAGGAACCTCAAAATACAGTAGCAATGCGCATGCTGGCAAACTGTTTATTACAAACGAACCGACAAGCTGAGGCAGTACAGATTACACAGACTCTCCTTACAATAGAACCCGATGAACCTTATAATCTCTATATTCATGCCATTGTATTATCAGAACTAGAAAAGTATAAGGAGGCAGAAAGTTTTATCCGACAGGCAATTGAAATGTATCCTCATGAAGCAGACTTCTTTCATGTACTATCCATTATATTTCTGAACCAAAAACGCTGGCAGGACGCGTTGCAGTATGCAGATGAGGGTTTGAACATAGATCCTAATCATTTGGGTTGCCTTAATATTCGTACAACGGCACTGACCAAACTGAATCGCAAGCAGGAAGCGCTAGCTACAATTGAAGATGTACTGGAGCAAGATCCGGATAATGCATGGTCACATGCCAATGTAGGTTGGGCAAAGCTGGAACAAGGAAATCCGCAGGCAGCCAAGATTCATTTTGCAGAAGCACTTCGGCTAAACCCTACTATGGAAATAGCGCGATCAGGTATGCTGGAAGCCTTAAAAGCTCAAAATTTCCTGTATCGAATTTTCCTGCAATTCTTTTTCTGGCTTAATAAGCATCAGGGAAAAACACAGTGGGGAATCATTATTGGTATCTACATTCTCAACAGAATCCTGAATAAGGCATCTGATCAATATCCGTTTTTACGTCCTGTTGCAGTCTTAGTGACTTTTCTTATTTATCTGACATGGATTATCAATCCACTATTTAATCTCTTTTTGCGGTTGGATAAATATGGCAAACATATTCTGACAGACAACGAAAAAGAAGGAGCTAACTGGGTAGGTACTTCACTAGGAGTTGCTATATTATCCCTTGTAGGATGGTTTATATCTGATGAACTGCTTTTACTTGCCCTAACCATCTTTGGAGCGACGATGGTACTTCCATTGTCCCGTTTCTTTGACGCTATTACGCCACGTGAAATACGTATATATAAACTCTATACAATAGGTCTGGCAGTTATAGGCTTTATTACACTGGTAGGTATAGTTCTTAACCAATCATGGATTGAAACTACAGGTACCATCTATTTGATTGGTATCTTCCTTTTTGGCTGGATTGCCAATAGCATGATAATTAAATAA